One stretch of Leadbetterella byssophila DSM 17132 DNA includes these proteins:
- the atpE gene encoding ATP synthase F0 subunit C: MSLLSIILQAVAESGSGLIALGAGLGAGLAAIGAGLGIGKIGGSAMEGVARQPEASGKIQTMMIIIAALIEAVALFAAVICLLISFNI, from the coding sequence ATGTCTTTATTAAGCATTATTTTACAAGCAGTAGCAGAGTCTGGTTCAGGTCTTATTGCTTTAGGTGCAGGTTTAGGAGCTGGTTTAGCGGCTATCGGTGCTGGTCTTGGTATCGGTAAAATCGGTGGTAGCGCTATGGAAGGTGTGGCTCGTCAGCCAGAAGCTTCCGGCAAAATCCAAACTATGATGATCATCATCGCTGCCCTAATCGAAGCCGTGGCTCTATTTGCAGCTGTAATCTGTCTTCTTATCTCTTT